GAGGGTGAACCCGACGAGCAGGATGAAGGTGTTGACCGCGGCGTCGATGAACCCGCTCTCCGACAGCGCGCGGCTGTACATCTCGAGGTCCAGGTCGCTGTAGTCGGGACCCGAGAAGCCGGTGAAGTCCGTCAGCGATATCAGGAAGTTCCAGATGATCGCCCCGTAGACGAACAGTCCGACCAGCAGGAACGGCGGCAGCCAGAACTGCGAGGACTCCACGAAGTCGCTGCCGAAGCGGTCGTTCAGCGCAGCGATCGGGCTGAAGCCGGACCGCTGCCGGTCCTCGGCGACGCCGCCGTCCGTCACTGCGTCGCCACTGTCGTCGCCGGTGTCTGTGTTCCGTGTCATATGGTTCGTCGTGTGCCGAAACCGCCGAAATCCGGTCGCATCGTGGACCGGGATCAGTTAGAGACCGCGTCGACGAAGCCTTCCGTCGCGGCGTCGACGTCGTACGGTCCGGAGAACTCGCTGGAAACCACGTCGTTCAGCGTCGTCATGGTCTCAGCGGGGACGCCCAGCCCGTGCTGGAGGTTCGGGGGTCGCTGGTCGGCCTCCGCGAAGTCCTCCTGCGTCTCCTGCAGGTACGGGCCGAACTCGCTCATGTCGACGTCCGTCCGCGTCGGGATCGAACCCTTGTACTGGTTGAAGGCGACCTGCGCCGCCTCGCTCCCGACGAACGCCATGAACTGCTCCGTCGCGTCCGGGCTCGGGTTGTCCGAGGGGTAGAGGAACGAGTCGAAGTGGAGCATGTACATGCCCTCCGAGCCGGGGTACGTCTTGAAGCCCCAGTCCTCGTCGTAGCTGAAGTCCTCGGCGTTCCGGTAGGCGCCGGCGGCCCAGTTGCCCTGGTGGATGAACGCCGCGTTCCCTTCGATGATGTTCTGGTTGGACTCGGTGAGTCCGATCGAGGACGCGTCCTCGTTGATGTAGTTCTCGAGAATCTCCGCGAGCGACTCGAAGGTCGCTCTGACGGCCTCCTCGTCCGGGCTCCCGTCGAGGAAGTTCATGTATGCGTCGTACCCCTCCTGACCGAGCATCGTCGAGGCGAACAGCTGGGTCGTCGTCCAGGTGCCGCTCGCGCCGTGGGTCATCGGAATCGCGTCGGTCTCGCTTTGAACCGTCTCCAGCGCGTCGATCAGGGCCGACACGCTCGTCAGCGAGTCGGGGTCGACGCCCGCGTCCTCGACGACCGAGGTGTTGTAGAACAGGCAGTTCAGCCGGTGCGACCCGAGGGGAACCCCGCGGTACCCGCCGTTGCGCTGGTGGAGGTCGACCGCCTCCTGGACCATCACGTCCTCGAAGCCCTCGTCCTCCCAGACGCCGTCGACCTCGCCCAGCACGCCGTCGTAGCGCTGGAGGTTCGGGCCGGGCCAGTTGGCGAACGAGCTCGGCGGGTTATCGTTGTTGAGCCGGTTCGCCACGACCGCGTCGAGGTTCTGGTTCCCGCCGCCGCCGATCGGGTTGAACTCCTGTTCGACGTCGGGATACTCCTCGTCGAAGGCCTCGACGAGCGCCTCCGCCGCGCGAGCGCCGTCGCCGCCGGTCCACGCGTGGAGGACCTCCAGCGTGTTTCCGCCGCCGTCGCCACCGTCACCGCCGCCGGAACAGCCGGCGAGCCCCGCGAGGGTCGCCGCCCCCGCCGCTCCGACGAAGTGCCGCCGCGATAATCGCTTGTTCTGATTTGTCATGGTAATTCACGCTGTACAATGGACGTTTGCCATATATACTTACTCATTACTCTAGAACAATTTCTGAAACCCGCTGAAACCCCACCACCGGGTTGTACTCTCGAATATTCCGTTCGGAGGCGAGGCCGGACCGACGGGCATACTACGGTCCGGCAGGTGGGCATACGCATGCGCCCCTCGATCGCCGCCGCCACGTACCCGATCGCCGGCGACGCCGCGGAGCGGCCCCTCCTCGCGGTCTGGCTGCTCCTCGCGCTGTCGGTCGCCCTGCCGGTCCTCCCGGCGGTGCCGGTCGTCGGCTACCTCGTCCGCGTGCTGGCCGCCAGCGAACGCGGCGACGCCATTCCGCCCTTCCTCTCCGACGCCCGGACGCTCCTCCGCCGGTCGCTCGGCGGGCTGGTCGTCTGTCTGGCTTTCCTCGGCGTCCCGTTCGCCGCGCTCCTCGTGACCCTCTACGGCGTCGTCACGCTGGAACCCGGCGCGAACGCGCCGGTCGGTCGCATCCTCGCCGGCTCGACGGTCGTCCTCTTCGTCGGGCTCCTCGGCGCCTACCTCGCCCCGATCTCGCTGACGGCGTACGGCCGAACGGGGTCGCTCCGACGGGCGTTCTCCTCGGACGCCCTCCGGCCGGTCGCCGGCCACCCGGCCTACTTCTTCGGCTGGACGCTCGGGTTCACCGCGCTCGTCGTCACCGTCGGCGTCGGCGGCGCGCTGTTTTCCCTCTCTCGGATCGGCCCCCTCGCCGGCACCCTCGTCCTCGCCTACGGGCTCCTCGTGACCGCGTACCTGTGGGGCCGCGCCGGCGAGCGCGCGCGGCGGCGATAGGCGCTCGGCGTCGTGACCGCTCACGCGGCGTCGTGACCGCTCACCCGGCGTCGTGACCGACCGATTCTTGACCGCGCGGCCCCGACGCAACGGTAATGCAGGGACCGCTGTGGACGGACACGCACGCGCCCGACCTCGACGAGATCCGGCAGGACGAGGCCCGCGACCGCCTGCGCCGGGCCGTCGACGAGCCGATGAACCTCGTCGTCCAGGGGCCGCCCGGGGTCGGGAAGACGGCGGCGGCGCGGGCGCTCGCGGACGCGTCGCACGCCGACCCGGACGCCGACCTGATCGAGATCAACGTGGCCGACTTCTTCGGCCGGACGAAAAAGGAGATCCGGACGGACCCGCGGTTCGAGGGGTTCCTCGAAGGGCGGAGCAGTATGGCGAAACGCGACATGATAAACCGCGTGCTGAAGGAGTCCGCGTCGTACGCGCCGATGTCCGGCGAGTACAAGACGGTCCTGTTGGACAACGCGGAGGCGATCCGCGAGGACTTCCAGCAGGCGCTGCGCCGCGTGATGGAGAAGCACCACCGGACCACCCAGTTCGTGATCGCGACCCGCCAGCCCTCGAAGCTCATCGCCCCGATCCGGTCGCGCTGCTTCCCGGTCCGCGTGCGCTCCCCGACCACCGACGAGACGATCGACGTCCTCGAAACGATCTGCGACCGCGAGGGCGTCGAGTACGACGGCGACGGGCTGGAGTTCGTCGCCAGCGCGGCCGGCGGCGACCTCCGCGAGGCGGTGCTCTCGGCGCAGGCGACCGCGGTCGAGGGCGACGAGGTCACCATGTCGACCGCCTACGAGACGCTGGGCGACGTGGGCGACGACGACGCGCTCCGCGAGGCGCTCGCCAGCGCCCGCGACGGCGACCTGAAGGGCGCGCGCTCGACGCTCGACGACCTCCTCGACGAGGGGTACGACGGGCAGGAACTGCTCCGCGAGACCCTCCGGGTCGCGCGCGCCGGCTCCGAGTACGGCGGCGACGACCTCGCGCGGCTCCACGCGCTCGCGGGCGAGGCCGACCTCGACCTCTCGGACGGGTTAGACGACACGACCCACCTCGTCCACCTGCTCGCGGCGTGGGCGGCCGGGCGAACCGAACTCTCGCCCGCGCTGCGGGACGC
The sequence above is a segment of the Halorubrum sp. 2020YC2 genome. Coding sequences within it:
- a CDS encoding ABC transporter substrate-binding protein; its protein translation is MTNQNKRLSRRHFVGAAGAATLAGLAGCSGGGDGGDGGGNTLEVLHAWTGGDGARAAEALVEAFDEEYPDVEQEFNPIGGGGNQNLDAVVANRLNNDNPPSSFANWPGPNLQRYDGVLGEVDGVWEDEGFEDVMVQEAVDLHQRNGGYRGVPLGSHRLNCLFYNTSVVEDAGVDPDSLTSVSALIDALETVQSETDAIPMTHGASGTWTTTQLFASTMLGQEGYDAYMNFLDGSPDEEAVRATFESLAEILENYINEDASSIGLTESNQNIIEGNAAFIHQGNWAAGAYRNAEDFSYDEDWGFKTYPGSEGMYMLHFDSFLYPSDNPSPDATEQFMAFVGSEAAQVAFNQYKGSIPTRTDVDMSEFGPYLQETQEDFAEADQRPPNLQHGLGVPAETMTTLNDVVSSEFSGPYDVDAATEGFVDAVSN
- a CDS encoding DUF4013 domain-containing protein, coding for MRPSIAAATYPIAGDAAERPLLAVWLLLALSVALPVLPAVPVVGYLVRVLAASERGDAIPPFLSDARTLLRRSLGGLVVCLAFLGVPFAALLVTLYGVVTLEPGANAPVGRILAGSTVVLFVGLLGAYLAPISLTAYGRTGSLRRAFSSDALRPVAGHPAYFFGWTLGFTALVVTVGVGGALFSLSRIGPLAGTLVLAYGLLVTAYLWGRAGERARRR
- a CDS encoding AAA family ATPase; the encoded protein is MQGPLWTDTHAPDLDEIRQDEARDRLRRAVDEPMNLVVQGPPGVGKTAAARALADASHADPDADLIEINVADFFGRTKKEIRTDPRFEGFLEGRSSMAKRDMINRVLKESASYAPMSGEYKTVLLDNAEAIREDFQQALRRVMEKHHRTTQFVIATRQPSKLIAPIRSRCFPVRVRSPTTDETIDVLETICDREGVEYDGDGLEFVASAAGGDLREAVLSAQATAVEGDEVTMSTAYETLGDVGDDDALREALASARDGDLKGARSTLDDLLDEGYDGQELLRETLRVARAGSEYGGDDLARLHALAGEADLDLSDGLDDTTHLVHLLAAWAAGRTELSPALRDAEVAP